Proteins from one Sphaeramia orbicularis chromosome 17, fSphaOr1.1, whole genome shotgun sequence genomic window:
- the LOC115436899 gene encoding tripartite motif-containing protein 16-like translates to MAHKGVQLDQEAFSCSICLDLLKDPVTIPCGHSYCMSCIKNHWDEEDMKNIHSCPQCRQTSTARPVLVKNTMLADLVEQLKKTGLEPAAADHCYTGAEDVVCDVCTGRKLKAVKSCLVCLVSYCHEHLQPHYDVPQLKKHKLVDPSEKLQENVCSRHDEVMKMFCRTDHQCICYLCSVDEHKGHDTVSSAAERTERQTELKVSRQKIQQRIKDKQKDVKVLQQEAEAISRCADEAVEKNNKILTELIQLMEERRRDVEKQIRSKEETEVSRVKELESKLEQEITELRRKDAEMDKLSHTHDHNQFLLQYPSVSKLSEDSDSSHVHIRPWSYFKDVTTAVSELRDKLQHSLREGWTNISLRITQQYALLIKAEPQTRAEFLQYSREITLDPNTVNEYLSLSEENKKATCTNRQRKYSPHPNRFMKEQQVLSTESLSGRLYWEVEWSGQNVCVAVTYKNIKTEQNASFGLNDKSWALYLNCSHYSFWHGGLGAPVPGPVSSRIGVYLDHTAGILSFYSVSETMTLIHRVQTTFTEPLYAGVWLDTGDSTRFSELSLCP, encoded by the coding sequence ATGGCGCATAAAGGAGTTCAGCTGGACCAAGAGGCATTTTCCTGTTCGATCTGTTTGGATCTACTGAAGGATCCAGTGACTATTCCCTGTGGACACAGCTACTGTATGAGCTGTATTAAAAACCACTGGGATGAAGAAGATATGAAGAAcatccacagctgccctcagtGCAGACAGACCTCCACGGCCAGGCCTGTCCTGGTAAAAAACACCATGTTGGCAGATTTAgtggaacagctgaagaagactggACTTGAACCTGCTGCTGCTGATCACTGCTACACTGGAGCTGAAGATGTGGTCTGTGATGTGTGCACTGGGAGGAAACTGAAAGCTGTCAAGTCCTGTCTGGTGTGTTTGGTCTCCTACTGCCACGAACACCTTCAGCCTCATTATGATGTACCTCAGTTAAAGAAACACAAGCTGGTGGATCCGTCGGAGAAGCTCCAGGAGAACGTCTGCTCTCGTCATGATGaggtgatgaagatgttctgccGCACTGATCATCAGTGTATCTGTTATCTGTGCTCTGTGGATGAACATAAAGGCCACGACACAGTTTCATCTGCAGCAGAAAGGACTGAGAGGCAGACAGAGCTGAAGGTGAGTCGACAGAAAATCCAGCAGAGaatcaaagacaaacagaaagatgtGAAGGTTCTTCAACAGGAAGCAGAGGCCATCAGTCGCTGTGCTGATGAAGCAGTGGAGAAGAACAACAAGATCCTCACAGAGCTGATCCAACTGATGGAGGAAAGAAGGCGTGATGTGGAGAAGCAGATCAGATCCAAGGAGGAAACTGAAGTGAGTCGAGTCAAAGAGCTGGAGTCGAAGCTGGAGCAGGAGATCactgagctgaggaggaaagatgctgagatggacaaactgtcacacacacacgacCACAACCAGTTTTTACTCCAGTATCCATCAGTGTCCAAACTCAGTGAAGATTCAGACTCATCCCACGTCCATATCCGTCCTTGGAGTTACTTTAAGGATGTGACGACAGCTGTGTCAGAGCTCAGAGATAAACTACAGCACAGTCTAAGAGAAGGATGGACCAACATCTCACTGAGAATCACTCAACAATATGCTTTACTGATTAAAGCTGAACCACAGACCAGAGCAGAATTCTTACAATATTCTCGTGAAATcacactggatccaaacacagtgaaTGAATATCTGTCACTGTCTGAGGAGAATAAAAAAGCAACATGTACAAATCGACAACGGAAATATTCTCCTCATCCAAACAGATTCATGAAAGAGCAGCAGGTCCTGAGCACAGAGAGTCTGAGCGGTCGTCtttactgggaggtggagtggagtggaCAGAATGTCTGTGTCGCAGTCACATACAAGAATATTAAGACGGAACAAAACGCTTCATTCGGTCTCAACGACAAATCCTGGGCCTTGTACCTTAACTGCAGCCATTATTCATTTTGGCACGGTGGTCTAGGTGCTCCTGTCCCAGGTCCAGTTTCGTCCAGGATCGGAGTGTACCTggatcacacagcaggtattctgtccttctacagcgtctctgaaaccatgactctgatccacagagtccagaccacattcactgaacctctGTACGCTGGAGTTTGGCTCGATACAGGAGACAGCACACGCTTCTCTGAACTCAGCCTTTGTCCATGA
- the LOC115436898 gene encoding tripartite motif-containing protein 16-like produces the protein MAQKGVQLDQETFSCSICLDLLKDPVTIPCGHSYCMSCIKNHWDGEDMKNIHSCPQCRQIFIPRPVLVKSTMLADLVEQLKKTGLEPAAADHCYTGAEDVVCDVCTGRKLKAVKSCLVCLVSYCHKHLQPHYDVPQLKKHKLVDPSEKLQENVCSRHDEVMKMFCRTDHQCICYLCSVDEHKGHDTVSSAAERTERQTELEVSRQKIQQRIKDKQKDVKVLQQEVKTISRCADEAVEKNHKILTELIQLMEERRRDVERQIRSKEETEVSRVKELESKLEQEITELRRKDAEMDKLSHTHDHIQFLLQYSSVSKLREDPDSSNIHIRPLNYFKDVTTAVSELRDKLQHSLTEEWTNISLTITQTQVLLIKAEPQTRAEFLRYSRNITLDPNTVNHWLSLSEENKRVTVMSQVQNYPHHPDRFSNRFQVLSRESLTGRCYWEVEWSGEYVVAAVAYKDIKREGSSNDCGFGNNDQSWALYYDSFIPVFYYNGVESPVPGPVSSRIGVYLDHTAGILSFYSVSETMTLIHRVQTTFTEPLYAGLELYSEGDTAQFSNLK, from the coding sequence ATGGCACAAAAAGGAGTTCAGCTGGATCAGGAAACATTTTCCTGTTCGATCTGTTTGGATCTACTGAAGGATCCGGTGACTATTCCCTGTGGACACAGCTACTGTATGAGCTGTATTAAAAACCACTGGGATGGAGAAGATATGAAGAAcatccacagctgccctcagtGCAGACAGATCTTCATACCCAGGCCTGTCCTGGTCAAAAGCACCATGTTGGCAGATTTAgtggaacagctgaagaagactggACTTGAACCTGCTGCTGCTGATCACTGCTACACTGGAGCTGAAGATGTGGTCTGTGATGTGTGCACTGGGAGGAAACTGAAAGCTGTCAAGTCCTGTCTGGTGTGTTTGGTCTCCTACTGCCACAAACACCTTCAGCCTCATTATGATGTACCTCAGTTAAAGAAACACAAGCTGGTGGATCCGTCGGAGAAGCTCCAGGAGAACGTCTGCTCTCGTCATGATGaggtgatgaagatgttctgccGCACTGATCATCAGTGTATCTGTTATCTGTGCTCTGTGGATGAACACAAAGGCCACGACACAGTCTCATCTGCAGCAGAAAGGACTGAGAGGCAGACAGAGCTGGAGGTGAGTCGACAGAAAATCCAGCAGAGaatcaaagacaaacagaaagatgtGAAGGTGCTTCAACAAGAGGTGAAGACCATCAGTCGCTGTGCTGATGAAGCAGTGGAGAAGAACCACAAGATCCTGACTGAGCTGATCCAACTCATGGAGGAAAGAAGGCGTGATGTGGAACGGCAGATCAGATCCAAGGAGGAAACTGAAGTGAGTCGAGTCAAAGAGCTGGAGTCGAAGCTGGAGCAGGAGATCactgagctgaggaggaaagatgctgagatggacaaactgtcacacacacatgacCACATCCAGTTTTTACTCCAGTATTCATCAGTGTCCAAACTCAGAGAAGATCCAGACTCATCCAACATCCACATCCGTCCTTTGAACTACTTTAAGGATGTGACGACAGCTGTGTCAGAGCTCAGAGATAAACTACAGCACAGTCTGACAGAGGAATGGACTAACATCTCTCTGACCATCACTCAAACACAGGTTCTACTGATTAAAGCTGAACCACAGACCAGAGCAGAATTCTTGCGATATTCCCGTAACATcacactggatccaaacacagtgaaCCATTGGCTGTCACTGTCTGAGGAGAATAAAAGAGTAACAGTTATGAGTCAAGTACAGAACTATCCTCATCATCCAGACAGATTCAGTAACCGGTTTCAGGTCCTGAGCAGAGAGAGTCTGACTGGtcgatgttactgggaggtggagtggagTGGGGAGTACGTTGTAGCCGCAGTCGCATACAAGGACATTAAGAGAGAAGGATCCTCAAATGACTGTGGATTTGGAAACAATGATCAGTCTTGGGCTTTATATTATGACAGTTTCATTCCTGTATTTTATTATAATGGTGTAGAGTCTCCTGTCCCAGGCCCAGTTTCGTCCAGGATTGGAGTGTACCTggatcacacagcaggtattctgtccttctacagcgtctctgaaaccatgactctgatccacagagtccagaccacattcactgaacctctGTACGCTGGACTTGAGCTGTACTCAGAGGGAGACACTGCACAATTTTCTAACCTCAAGTAA